TGGGCTTACTTGGAAGTTAGTTCGTGTGAAAAACCGACGGAAGTTAGAATTGAAAATTCACTGTTGTATGAATTAATTAAAACTCAAATCAATATTGTGCATTTTGAGTTAGACGATAAACGATTGAGTAAGAAAGTGGAAAATCCGGATAGGGTAATTTTATTTAGTTTTTAGTCATTTTCCCTTATTTAAAAACGAAGGATTTATCGAAAAGAAGTATCTACTGTCCTAAATTCAAACCTTATATGTGGATTATATGTAGGATACAGGGCAAATTTTAACATTTTATTTCTTGCTCAATTTTTTTGGCCGAAATTCTAAATACTTTTCGTAACCTTCTGATAAAAAAGCAGTTGAATATAATAACATTTAGATTTTGATGGGTTTCTCCGAAATAAGGATTTAGATGTTAGCAAATTGAACCTCAAATTATTACAAATGGACTTGCTTTTTAGGAAAAAAACATAATCTTTGCAAAACTTTTAACCCAGTTGAAGAAGTTAATACACATATTATCAATTACTTGCATCGTTTTAATTCACGTAGATGCCTTCTCGAAAAGTCCCGACTTTGATGATAAAACAAAAAAGAAGGAAGGAGATAAAAAGGAAAAAGTAAAAAGAGACGATACTACAACCCTTGCCTTAAATGAAGAACATTTGGAAGGATTGGAAGAGGAGTTGAGTGACAGTACGGAGATGATGTTTCCGAGCCATGACCTTTACGCAACCTGGGATACTACTTCTGCACATCCTTATCATTTTTATGAGTCCTTTAAAATGGATAGTGTGGATATAACTTTAGTGAATGAAAGTGATCATGCATTTTCAATGCCATTTAAGGGTGGAATAACCAGCGAGTTCGGATGGCGAAAATACCGTCCGCATTTTGGTACTGATATTAAACTTCAAACCGGCGATCAGGTAGTTACTTGTTTTGATGGAATGGTTCGTTTAGCGAAGTATTATTATGGATATGGGAATTGTGTAATTGTTCGTCATAACAATGGCCTTGAAACAGTTTATGGCCACCTTTCAAAAATATTAGTAGAAGCAGGCCAAGTTGTAGATTCAGGAGATTTATTAGGTTTAGGTGGGAACACCGGCAGATCATTTGGTAGCCATTTGCATTTTGAAATCCGGTATTTGGGTCAGGCATTAGACACCGAAGATTTTATTGATTACGCAAGCGGCGAATTAAAATCGAATTGTTTTATGTTGCGAAAAAATGATGTGGCAACAAAGTACGACTTACGGGCTGTACATACCCGTCACAGAAAAGGAAG
This window of the Sphingobacteriaceae bacterium genome carries:
- a CDS encoding peptidoglycan DD-metalloendopeptidase family protein, whose translation is MKKLIHILSITCIVLIHVDAFSKSPDFDDKTKKKEGDKKEKVKRDDTTTLALNEEHLEGLEEELSDSTEMMFPSHDLYATWDTTSAHPYHFYESFKMDSVDITLVNESDHAFSMPFKGGITSEFGWRKYRPHFGTDIKLQTGDQVVTCFDGMVRLAKYYYGYGNCVIVRHNNGLETVYGHLSKILVEAGQVVDSGDLLGLGGNTGRSFGSHLHFEIRYLGQALDTEDFIDYASGELKSNCFMLRKNDVATKYDLRAVHTRHRKGSSYAKGGKVKLSPGGIYTIRQGDTLGAIARRYGTSVNALCKKNKIKATSTLRLGQKLKI